A stretch of Lathyrus oleraceus cultivar Zhongwan6 chromosome 6, CAAS_Psat_ZW6_1.0, whole genome shotgun sequence DNA encodes these proteins:
- the LOC127093862 gene encoding uncharacterized protein LOC127093862 — protein sequence MGPPPDRLPPWYNPNAHCPFHEGAPGHDLEGCYALKHRVRELIESKILSFKDMGPNVKNNPLPPHGDLAVNAIRDASVGVTVNKVDDVKTPLAAFHARLVEDGLINVNHDNCEECATYPKGCQVVRDNIRDLMDKRVPQISSVAKNEDVLVIEPCFNLPELVEIPYYSGGVVLANSKFSPVEICMPMPFPYESTKVVPWKYEITVVDKVVEGSADAEVTEDVSEDVTNIAGMSRMTRSGRIYTPEFNVTPQGPNKESTVAAPTKEPEVVQSEDAVEFLKLIKRNDYKVVDQLHQTPSKISILSLLLNSQAHREALSKVIAQAHVTQSITVDQFDGVVANITACNTLSFGGEELPEDGQNHNRALHISVKCKDDALEKFLVDTGSSLNVMPKRTLTKLSYQGPAMKPSALIVKAFDVNVDV from the coding sequence ATGGGACCTCCACCTGATCGTCTTCCTCCATGGTACAACCCTAATGCACACTGTCCTTTTCATGAAGGTGCCCCCGGGCATGACCTAGAGGGTTGTTACGCTCTGAAGCATAGGGTTCGAGAACTGATTGAAAGCAAGATCTTGTCTTTTAAGGACATGGGACCGAAtgtgaagaacaatcctcttcctCCCCATGGAGATCTTGCAGTAAACGCCATTAGAGATGCCTCTGTTGGTGTTACGGTTAATAAGGTGGATGATGTTAAGACTCCTTTGGCAGCATTCCATGCCCGATTGGTGGAAGATGGTCTGATTAATGTTAATCATGACAACTGTGAAGAGTGTGCCACATACCCGAAGGGGTGTCAGGTGGTACGAGATAATATTCGAGATTTGATGGATAAAAGAGTGCCTCAAATCTCAAGTGTTGCAAAGAACGAAGATGTGTTGGTAATTGAACCTTGTTTCAATTTACCAGAACTAGTTGAAATCCCATATTACAGTGGTGGAGTGGTTCTGGCGAATAGTAAGTTTTCGCCTGTTGAGATATGTATGCCTATGCCTTTTCCATATGAGAGCACCAAGGTCGTGCCTTGGAAATATGAGATTACTGTTGTGGATAAGGTTGTTGAAGGAAGTGCAGACGCTGAAGTGACAGAAGATGTGAGTGAGGACGTCACCAATATTGCAGGAATGAGCagaatgacccgtagtggtcgaatCTATACGCCCGAATTCAATGTGACTCCTCAAGGGCCAAACAAGGAATCAACAGTCGCAGCTCCCACTAAAGAACCCGAAGTGGTCCAATCCGAAGATGCTGTTGAATTCTTGAAGTTAATCAAGAGAAATGACTACAAGGTTGTGGACCAGTTGCATCAAACACCATCTAAGATCTCTATTTTGTCCCTGCTATTGAACTCCCAAgcccatagggaggctttgtCGAAGGTGATTGCTCAAGCTCATGTAACACAAAGCATAACAGTAGACCAGTTTGATGGGGTGGTTGCGAATATCACAGCTTGCAATACTTTGAGCTTCGGTGGAGAGGAATTACCTGAGGATGGACAAAATCACAATCGTGCTCTCCATATCTCGGTAaaatgcaaagatgatgctttggaAAAATTTTTGGTTGATACCGGATCTTCTCTGAATGTTATGCCAAAAAGAACACTCAccaagttatcttatcaaggaccaGCTATGAAACCCAGTGCCTtgatagtgaaagcttttgatg